The following coding sequences are from one Paenibacillus sp. JDR-2 window:
- a CDS encoding cache domain-containing sensor histidine kinase: MRLNPFKTMRIEYVFFFGFALIVTILVAIVVSFSYYNGSKEIADNTSYYQQKVLVEIHKKLTTNLKDIEQSSNTASLNFTNMYEEMSGGNKYDQVRGQAGIRAQLNNFVFGMPIVHSIHVYSDLTPSYNVQEFVQFLPLDGIEKEAWYKDLEHSDEAWVSERIIKTNNGDTPVISYARKVYNRFNRAFAVMVFNVKVPDFQSLITTEDSRSNLALLDATGKLITYIGKADFFTSHQAEIKEQLEQKNSGAKRTGDEFLVWTSSLDSKWSLLEVTSWRQITAGSLKQTRTILAFGIVTIILILLLAVFLSRQFIKPIGLLLKAMSNFSLNKRVPLPADYKNEFGTLFQGYDKLLSRIEQLYGTLEEKHEQQRAAEIKALQMMINPHFLYNSLDQVNWMAIEADQPQISSMLSHLGQFFRLSLTNTNSLVPLTEELTHIESYLQFQKIRWEDRLTYTLNVPEEAGKLYVPKVILQPFVENAFVHGFHGKQQASLDIVVSVGFDQLLIVIRDDGRKLREDWQEKRSAKGGYGLRNVRERIEALFGNKYGFTLSNSPEGGTEASIRLPRLETLKQKGERLHVENSDHR, encoded by the coding sequence TTGCGACTTAATCCGTTCAAGACCATGCGAATCGAATACGTATTCTTTTTTGGTTTTGCCCTTATCGTTACGATTCTCGTAGCCATTGTCGTATCGTTCAGCTACTATAACGGCTCCAAAGAGATCGCCGATAACACGTCCTACTATCAGCAGAAGGTGCTGGTGGAGATTCATAAGAAGCTGACGACCAATCTGAAGGATATTGAGCAGAGCTCCAATACGGCTTCGCTCAACTTTACCAATATGTACGAGGAAATGTCCGGCGGCAATAAATATGACCAGGTTCGCGGACAGGCGGGCATCCGGGCACAGCTCAACAACTTTGTTTTTGGCATGCCGATTGTGCATTCCATCCATGTCTATTCCGATCTGACTCCATCCTATAACGTGCAGGAATTTGTACAGTTTCTGCCGCTGGACGGAATCGAAAAGGAAGCTTGGTATAAGGATCTGGAGCATTCGGATGAAGCGTGGGTAAGCGAGCGTATTATTAAGACCAATAACGGCGATACGCCTGTCATCAGCTATGCTCGCAAGGTCTATAACCGGTTCAACCGGGCGTTTGCCGTTATGGTCTTTAACGTCAAGGTTCCGGACTTCCAATCCCTTATAACAACCGAGGACAGCAGGTCGAATCTGGCGCTGCTTGACGCAACCGGCAAGCTGATTACCTATATCGGCAAAGCGGATTTCTTCACGAGTCACCAAGCGGAAATCAAGGAGCAGCTGGAGCAAAAGAACTCCGGCGCGAAGCGGACCGGAGACGAGTTCCTTGTCTGGACCTCCTCGCTTGATTCCAAATGGTCGCTGCTGGAGGTGACCTCCTGGAGGCAGATTACGGCCGGCAGTCTGAAGCAGACAAGGACGATTCTTGCTTTTGGCATCGTGACGATTATTCTGATCTTGCTGCTTGCCGTGTTCCTGTCGCGTCAATTCATCAAGCCAATCGGGCTTTTGCTGAAGGCGATGAGCAATTTCTCCCTGAACAAAAGGGTTCCGCTGCCGGCGGATTACAAGAACGAATTCGGCACGCTTTTCCAAGGGTATGACAAGCTTCTTTCCCGGATCGAGCAGCTGTACGGTACGCTGGAGGAGAAGCATGAGCAGCAGCGAGCGGCGGAGATTAAAGCCTTGCAGATGATGATTAATCCTCATTTTTTATATAACTCGCTTGATCAGGTGAACTGGATGGCCATTGAGGCCGATCAACCGCAGATTAGCAGCATGCTGTCGCATTTGGGGCAGTTTTTCCGGTTGTCGTTGACGAATACGAATAGTCTGGTTCCCTTAACGGAGGAGCTGACTCATATCGAGAGCTACCTGCAATTCCAGAAAATCCGCTGGGAGGACCGGCTTACGTACACGCTGAACGTGCCGGAGGAAGCGGGCAAGCTGTATGTGCCCAAGGTTATTTTGCAGCCGTTTGTCGAGAATGCGTTTGTGCACGGCTTTCACGGGAAGCAGCAGGCTTCGCTCGATATTGTCGTAAGCGTCGGCTTTGATCAGCTGCTTATTGTCATCCGGGACGACGGGCGTAAGCTGCGCGAGGACTGGCAGGAGAAGCGGAGCGCAAAAGGCGGCTACGGGCTCCGCAATGTGCGGGAGAGGATCGAAGCTCTGTTTGGCAACAAGTACGGCTTTACGTTAAGCAATTCGCCGGAGGGCGGAACCGAAGCGAGCATTCGTCTTCCGAGGCTGGAGACGCTTAAGCAGAAAGGGGAACGGCTGCATGTGGAAAATAGTGATCATCGATGA
- a CDS encoding ABC transporter substrate-binding protein, giving the protein MKKATKKGILATALTLMMVTSAACGSNGGNSNNTPTDSAAPSDAAASNNGGAASNDEPVTLTIAWWGSQPRHDATLKALDQYKALHPNVTFQTQFSGWDGYYDKLAVQYSAKNAPDIIQMDAAYVNDYAGRSLLADLKDLNVADIDPATVDGGKVNGTLYAIPLGVAALGMVYDKTVVEKLGLTAPTFGWSWDEFFAFGEAAKAKLGKDKYVFVDQSADLVDYTSYQYSQGKGYIFDAQGNLAIDKATWIDYMTKMGELRKKGILTPADITTTDKELDPQLDSVINGSAVARHLFSNQVSAIEALKPGAFGYASMPKGTESGGWLKPSMFWSVNAQSKHQAAATEFVDWFINNEEAGKTLGLTRGTPVNSKVVTAIEPTFSDADKVSLDFLSKVTPDAQTFINDPKGWGSFKNDYKTVVEKLQYDQSTPDEAYDELMKVAAKYAEEAKK; this is encoded by the coding sequence GTGAAGAAGGCTACTAAAAAAGGGATTCTTGCAACCGCTTTAACTCTTATGATGGTTACATCCGCAGCTTGCGGCAGCAATGGAGGCAACTCCAACAATACGCCAACGGACAGCGCGGCGCCAAGCGACGCCGCAGCGAGCAATAACGGCGGAGCGGCAAGCAATGACGAGCCGGTAACGCTGACGATTGCATGGTGGGGCTCGCAGCCGCGTCATGACGCAACGCTTAAAGCGCTTGATCAATATAAGGCTCTTCATCCAAACGTTACGTTCCAGACTCAATTCTCCGGCTGGGACGGCTACTACGATAAGCTGGCTGTTCAATATTCGGCGAAAAACGCGCCGGACATTATTCAGATGGATGCCGCTTACGTAAATGATTATGCCGGCCGCAGCCTGCTCGCGGACCTGAAGGATCTGAACGTAGCGGATATTGATCCGGCTACCGTAGACGGCGGTAAAGTAAACGGTACGCTGTATGCCATTCCGCTGGGTGTTGCCGCTCTGGGCATGGTATACGATAAGACGGTTGTCGAGAAGCTTGGATTGACCGCGCCAACCTTCGGCTGGAGCTGGGACGAATTCTTTGCCTTTGGCGAAGCGGCTAAAGCAAAGCTTGGCAAAGACAAATACGTATTCGTAGACCAAAGCGCCGATCTGGTTGATTATACTTCCTACCAATACAGCCAAGGCAAAGGCTATATCTTTGACGCGCAAGGCAACTTGGCTATCGATAAAGCCACTTGGATCGATTACATGACCAAGATGGGCGAGCTTCGCAAGAAGGGCATTCTGACGCCGGCCGATATTACGACTACGGATAAAGAGCTTGATCCGCAGCTGGACAGCGTCATTAACGGCAGCGCGGTTGCGCGTCACTTGTTCTCCAACCAGGTCAGCGCGATTGAAGCTTTGAAGCCGGGTGCATTTGGTTACGCTTCGATGCCTAAAGGCACGGAGTCCGGCGGCTGGCTGAAGCCTAGCATGTTCTGGAGCGTTAACGCGCAGTCCAAGCATCAGGCCGCAGCGACTGAGTTCGTGGATTGGTTCATCAACAATGAAGAAGCAGGCAAAACGCTTGGTTTGACGCGCGGCACGCCGGTAAACTCCAAGGTCGTTACGGCAATTGAGCCAACCTTTAGCGACGCGGATAAAGTATCCCTCGATTTCTTGAGCAAAGTAACGCCTGACGCTCAAACGTTTATTAACGACCCTAAAGGCTGGGGCAGCTTCAAGAATGATTACAAAACGGTTGTCGAGAAGCTGCAATACGACCAGTCGACACCGGACGAAGCGTATGACGAGTTGATGAAGGTTGCCGCTAAATATGCGGAAGAAGCTAAGAAATAA
- a CDS encoding response regulator transcription factor, producing MWKIVIIDDDFQVVRGLRKAIPWEELDAEFAGDAIDGEAGLKLIEEVNPDIVLTDIYMPEMNGIQMIEALKHQSFTGRFVILSGYNDFEYARTALRLGVDDYLTKPVTVDQIRQVLAETIHKLEETYLQRLEQTEEPSYPAKNWRQEEWTASILNGLTQPEELPAALSEWRDKQFTVMVLEVAWTERTRNISIADWNLFRFAVANISEEVLLGEWRTASFVWLFGNYAAVLLRSEPGTDALHTASAAERLGGLIINYLKSYIGLDARFGLGRTKDSWQEIKASCDEALQGLLEDPDREQQAEEPQATELSFNTIHEKHRKAVQYMIEYVHTHYAEDITLEQLASQLYISKNYLNQLFKKVTGETFTNYVIRVRIEKAKVLLLEGKHLIYEVSEMVGYQNVPYFTTLFKKYCGVTPSELMKQ from the coding sequence ATGTGGAAAATAGTGATCATCGATGACGATTTTCAGGTTGTAAGAGGACTCCGCAAAGCGATTCCGTGGGAGGAGCTTGATGCGGAATTTGCCGGCGACGCAATAGACGGGGAAGCGGGTCTTAAGCTGATCGAAGAGGTTAATCCGGATATCGTGCTGACCGATATTTACATGCCCGAGATGAACGGGATTCAAATGATCGAAGCGTTGAAGCATCAATCGTTCACGGGACGGTTCGTCATCTTGAGCGGCTACAATGATTTTGAATATGCCCGCACGGCTCTGCGCCTTGGGGTAGACGATTATTTGACGAAGCCGGTTACGGTGGATCAGATCCGGCAGGTGCTTGCGGAGACGATTCACAAGCTGGAGGAGACGTATTTGCAGCGGCTTGAGCAGACCGAAGAGCCAAGCTATCCGGCGAAGAACTGGAGGCAGGAGGAATGGACGGCGTCGATTCTGAACGGCTTGACCCAGCCGGAGGAGCTGCCGGCAGCGTTATCGGAATGGCGGGATAAGCAGTTTACCGTTATGGTTCTTGAAGTGGCGTGGACGGAACGGACCCGCAACATATCGATTGCGGACTGGAACCTGTTCCGGTTTGCCGTCGCCAATATAAGCGAGGAAGTGCTTTTAGGGGAGTGGCGCACCGCAAGCTTTGTATGGCTGTTCGGCAATTATGCGGCCGTGCTGCTTCGCTCGGAGCCGGGTACGGATGCTCTGCATACAGCGTCGGCTGCTGAACGGCTAGGCGGGTTAATTATTAACTACCTCAAGAGCTATATTGGCCTCGACGCAAGATTTGGCCTCGGCCGGACCAAGGACTCCTGGCAGGAGATCAAGGCTTCCTGCGATGAAGCCCTGCAAGGGCTGCTGGAGGATCCGGATCGGGAGCAGCAGGCGGAAGAGCCGCAGGCAACCGAGCTGTCTTTTAACACCATTCACGAGAAGCACCGTAAAGCCGTTCAGTACATGATCGAATATGTGCATACCCATTATGCGGAGGATATTACGCTCGAGCAGCTTGCCTCCCAGCTGTATATCTCGAAGAACTACTTGAATCAATTGTTCAAAAAAGTGACAGGCGAGACGTTCACCAACTATGTCATCCGGGTCCGAATCGAGAAAGCCAAGGTGCTTCTGCTCGAAGGCAAACACCTGATTTACGAGGTTTCGGAGATGGTGGGCTACCAGAATGTTCCTTATTTCACCACGTTATTTAAAAAGTACTGCGGCGTTACGCCAAGCGAATTAATGAAGCAATAA
- a CDS encoding carbohydrate ABC transporter permease, with product MKAARLYNRFFNHASLLIISLIMMYPIFWWVGASLKTNEEMRSANLFPKVPHWANFSDGWVSTPNFTFTHFYVNTFELIIGILFTSVVACSLVAFAFARLDFPLRKMWFAIMLVTLMLPTQVTVVPQYVMFSKWGWINTYLPFYIPHLLAGGIGGPFFIYLLVQFMRSVPKELDEAAKIDGCSWFGIYWRIMIPLVKPALVTVMIYCFLWNWDDFFGQMLYINSINHYTINLALKLFIDSQGSVPWGQLLAMSLCSIVPSVVIFFLAQRHFVEGMSAGALKG from the coding sequence ATGAAAGCAGCCAGATTATACAACCGTTTCTTTAACCATGCTTCTCTCCTGATTATCAGCTTGATTATGATGTATCCGATCTTCTGGTGGGTTGGAGCATCCTTGAAAACAAACGAAGAGATGAGATCGGCTAATCTTTTCCCGAAGGTGCCGCATTGGGCCAACTTCTCGGATGGCTGGGTCTCGACGCCAAACTTTACGTTTACCCATTTTTACGTCAACACCTTCGAATTGATTATCGGGATCCTGTTCACGAGCGTGGTAGCCTGCAGCCTTGTTGCGTTTGCCTTTGCCCGTCTGGATTTTCCGCTTCGGAAAATGTGGTTTGCCATTATGCTCGTAACGCTGATGCTGCCAACGCAGGTTACGGTTGTACCGCAGTATGTCATGTTCAGCAAATGGGGCTGGATCAACACGTACCTGCCATTCTACATTCCCCATCTGCTTGCCGGCGGGATTGGCGGTCCTTTCTTTATTTACCTGCTCGTCCAATTTATGCGGTCCGTTCCGAAGGAGCTGGATGAAGCGGCCAAAATCGACGGATGCTCGTGGTTTGGCATCTACTGGCGCATTATGATCCCGCTCGTTAAGCCGGCGCTGGTCACGGTTATGATCTATTGCTTCCTCTGGAACTGGGATGATTTCTTTGGACAGATGTTATATATTAATAGCATTAATCATTACACCATCAACCTTGCTTTGAAGCTGTTTATTGATTCGCAGGGCTCCGTGCCTTGGGGACAATTGCTGGCCATGTCTTTGTGCTCGATTGTGCCGTCCGTCGTGATCTTCTTCCTCGCGCAGCGCCACTTCGTCGAAGGGATGTCCGCAGGGGCTCTCAAAGGATAA
- a CDS encoding carbohydrate ABC transporter permease, whose translation MNNAAVNSGAAQLEQVKKIRSKRWETPITGYLFLSPWLIGFLLLTLGPMIMSLYYSFTDYSLLEAPNWVGFDNYKQIFTNDDVFPKSLKITITFVLFTVPLRLLFALCIAMLLNRKMKGMSFYRTMVYFPSLIGTSIAVSILWKNIFSRNGFINDFLAIFGIKGPAWIADPKYALGTLIILMVWQFGSSMIIFLAGLKQIPTDLYEASSVDGAGKFRQFISVTLPMLSPIILFNAVQTMINTFQMFTQAFVITNGGPVKSTYVYVMYLYEEAFTKFHMGYASALAWILLILIGLFAGVLFGTSKYWVFYENQGGKK comes from the coding sequence ATGAATAATGCTGCTGTAAACTCCGGCGCCGCGCAGCTGGAGCAGGTTAAGAAAATACGCTCGAAGCGTTGGGAAACCCCTATTACCGGGTATCTGTTCCTGTCGCCTTGGTTAATCGGCTTCCTGCTGCTCACGTTAGGCCCTATGATCATGTCCTTGTATTATTCCTTCACCGACTATTCGCTGCTTGAAGCTCCGAACTGGGTCGGCTTCGACAACTACAAACAGATTTTCACGAATGACGATGTCTTCCCCAAATCGCTCAAAATTACGATCACCTTCGTTTTGTTTACGGTTCCGCTTCGCCTGCTGTTCGCGTTATGCATTGCGATGCTGCTGAACCGCAAGATGAAGGGGATGTCGTTCTACCGCACGATGGTATACTTCCCGTCGCTCATTGGTACAAGCATCGCGGTATCGATCCTGTGGAAAAACATTTTCAGCCGCAACGGCTTTATTAATGATTTCCTTGCGATCTTCGGAATCAAAGGTCCGGCATGGATCGCCGATCCGAAATACGCGCTAGGCACGCTGATCATCCTGATGGTATGGCAGTTTGGTTCATCGATGATTATTTTCCTCGCGGGCCTGAAGCAGATTCCGACCGATCTGTACGAAGCATCGTCCGTGGACGGTGCGGGCAAGTTCCGCCAGTTCATCTCGGTTACGCTTCCGATGCTGTCGCCGATTATCCTGTTTAACGCGGTGCAAACGATGATTAATACGTTCCAGATGTTTACGCAAGCCTTTGTCATTACAAACGGCGGTCCGGTCAAATCGACATATGTCTACGTCATGTACCTGTATGAAGAAGCGTTTACGAAGTTCCATATGGGCTATGCTTCGGCGCTTGCCTGGATCCTGCTTATCCTGATCGGATTGTTTGCGGGCGTACTGTTCGGCACTTCGAAATATTGGGTGTTCTATGAAAACCAAGGAGGGAAGAAATAA